The Amycolatopsis sp. DG1A-15b genome window below encodes:
- a CDS encoding AraC family transcriptional regulator, protein MGELGPADTNGILALPWVRPDRTSAGLGWDRVYVSRQRERPYRAQFGAARSHQLILHVDGPVTVRRGVGTTREQSRRMPAGGLFLQPSHAELSVELGGALDTVHVYLTDDAVQDAAGEHAPVRLAEELGSHDPLLEQLVLGLDGVVRDWEPGARTYADQLGALVAAQLVRRHRAGRVPGPEPARGLSDRQFARVRDLMAERLAEPVPLADLAALAGLSVSQFSRRFKARTGLPPHRYLLRLRVEQAGLLLRTGDDPIAEIAVRCGFSHQEHLTRVLRAQLGTTPAALRRSR, encoded by the coding sequence GTGGGCGAACTCGGGCCGGCCGACACCAACGGCATCCTCGCGCTGCCCTGGGTCCGCCCCGACCGGACCAGCGCCGGCCTCGGCTGGGACCGGGTCTACGTCTCCCGCCAGCGGGAACGTCCCTATCGCGCTCAGTTCGGGGCCGCCCGCAGCCATCAGCTGATCCTGCACGTCGACGGCCCGGTGACCGTGCGGCGCGGGGTCGGGACCACGCGCGAGCAGAGCCGGCGGATGCCCGCCGGTGGGCTCTTCCTGCAGCCGTCGCACGCCGAGCTGTCCGTCGAACTCGGCGGCGCGCTCGACACCGTGCACGTCTACCTCACCGACGACGCCGTGCAGGACGCCGCCGGGGAACACGCGCCCGTGCGGCTCGCCGAGGAGCTCGGCAGCCACGATCCGCTGCTCGAACAGCTCGTGCTCGGCCTCGACGGCGTCGTCCGCGACTGGGAGCCGGGCGCTCGCACCTACGCCGACCAGCTCGGTGCCCTCGTCGCCGCGCAGCTCGTGCGCCGGCACCGGGCCGGGCGGGTCCCCGGGCCCGAGCCGGCGCGCGGCCTCTCCGACCGCCAGTTCGCGCGGGTCCGCGACCTGATGGCCGAACGGCTGGCCGAGCCGGTGCCGCTGGCGGACCTGGCCGCGCTCGCCGGGCTGAGCGTCAGCCAGTTCTCCCGCCGGTTCAAGGCCCGCACCGGCTTGCCGCCGCACCGCTACCTGCTGCGGCTGCGCGTCGAACAGGCCGGGCTGCTGCTGCGCACGGGCGACGACCCGATCGCCGAGATCGCCGTCCGCTGCGGGTTCTCCCACCAGGAGCACCTCACGCGGGTGCTGCGCGCCCAGCTCGGCACGACACCGGCTGCGCTGCGCCGATCCCGCTGA
- a CDS encoding DUF4184 family protein codes for MPFTFAHPAAVVPLARWLWLPGLVAGSLAPDVAYYLPVPGGALTHEPVGLVSVDLLLGLVLVAAGYAVLAPVLAFAPAGWRERVPRPAGRVPWLGSVVSVVVGAATHLLWDAFTHTGGFAVRHWRWLRVSVAGPHRLYNVIGYVSSAGGLFLLAVLVVRWYRRAPRADRTWPALPRAGRTVVAAGLGAGLVVGALLGLTDPVSRVSGYDWVRCLLIGAVRGGALAAAGYVVAWPLISRRIRSEVQHEPR; via the coding sequence TTGCCCTTCACCTTCGCGCACCCGGCCGCCGTGGTGCCGCTGGCCCGGTGGCTGTGGCTGCCCGGCCTGGTCGCGGGTTCGCTCGCGCCCGACGTCGCCTATTACCTGCCCGTCCCGGGTGGCGCTCTGACCCACGAGCCCGTCGGCCTGGTGAGCGTGGACCTGCTGCTCGGGCTGGTGCTGGTGGCGGCGGGGTACGCGGTCCTCGCGCCGGTCCTGGCGTTCGCGCCGGCCGGCTGGCGGGAGCGGGTGCCGCGCCCGGCCGGCCGCGTCCCGTGGCTCGGCTCGGTGGTCTCGGTCGTCGTGGGGGCGGCGACCCACCTGCTCTGGGACGCCTTCACCCACACCGGTGGCTTCGCTGTGCGGCACTGGAGGTGGCTGCGGGTTTCCGTCGCCGGCCCGCACCGGCTGTACAACGTGATCGGGTACGTGTCGTCGGCCGGCGGCCTGTTCCTGCTCGCGGTGCTGGTCGTGCGCTGGTACCGCCGGGCACCGCGGGCCGATCGGACGTGGCCGGCGTTGCCCCGCGCCGGCCGGACGGTGGTGGCGGCCGGGCTCGGCGCGGGACTGGTGGTGGGAGCGCTGCTCGGGCTGACCGACCCGGTGAGCCGGGTCAGCGGCTACGACTGGGTGCGGTGCCTGCTGATCGGCGCGGTCCGCGGCGGCGCCCTCGCGGCGGCCGGTTATGTCGTCGCCTGGCCGCTGATCAGCCGGCGGATCCGATCAGAGGTCCAGCACGAGCCGCGGTGA
- a CDS encoding MSMEG_1061 family FMN-dependent PPOX-type flavoprotein: MTSTNMLHRVSPAEVAARLGEPEAMIKAKIGDRIDRHARRFIAHSPFLTLATADAAGRADCSPRGDYPGFVKVLDERTVALPDRPGNKIADSFRNIAENDGVGLLFFVPGMRETLRVNGSAYVTDDPDVLARMRTEAKAPMLAIVVDVAEAYFHCGRALIRSRLWDPASQALAAELPSAGEIAGEKMNVDPALLDQLLEDGYRKLY, encoded by the coding sequence ATGACCAGCACAAACATGCTGCACCGCGTCTCCCCGGCCGAGGTGGCGGCCCGGCTGGGCGAGCCGGAGGCGATGATCAAGGCCAAGATCGGCGACCGCATCGACCGGCACGCCCGCCGCTTCATCGCGCACTCGCCGTTCCTGACGCTGGCCACCGCCGACGCCGCCGGCCGCGCCGACTGCTCGCCCCGCGGCGACTACCCCGGCTTCGTCAAGGTCCTCGACGAACGCACGGTCGCGCTGCCCGACCGGCCCGGCAACAAAATCGCCGATTCCTTCCGCAACATCGCCGAGAACGACGGCGTCGGCCTGCTGTTCTTCGTCCCCGGCATGCGGGAAACCCTGCGGGTCAACGGAAGCGCGTACGTCACCGACGACCCGGACGTGCTGGCCCGGATGCGCACCGAGGCGAAGGCGCCGATGCTGGCGATCGTCGTCGACGTCGCCGAGGCGTACTTCCACTGCGGCCGCGCGCTGATCCGGTCGCGCCTGTGGGACCCGGCGAGCCAGGCGCTGGCGGCGGAACTGCCCTCGGCCGGCGAGATCGCCGGCGAGAAGATGAACGTCGACCCGGCGCTGCTCGACCAGCTCCTCGAAGACGGCTACCGGAAGCTGTACTGA